From Rudanella lutea DSM 19387, a single genomic window includes:
- a CDS encoding DUF2490 domain-containing protein has translation MTLSNSCRYALLLALGLLAGQSGYGQRLLDHQSIGWYVYNGAYKLNPKWSLRTEYQWRRIDLIRTWQQSLARLGASYKASDRITFGGGYTYFVTFPFGQYPQADRGVPYPEHRLHADVSLDETYGRLNLTHRFRLEQRWLAGQTDPNPRRITGWEFQNRIRYQIAADLPLHGTTVDNREFYLNFFDEVFIGFGRNVGQNIFNQNRLSAGLGYQVSDALQIELNFLNQVLQHADLDPVSGRPVFEINNGFRLNLNHTLDFGQ, from the coding sequence ATGACTCTTTCCAATTCCTGCCGCTACGCCCTGCTGCTGGCTCTCGGCCTGCTGGCTGGTCAATCCGGCTACGGGCAGCGCCTGCTCGACCATCAGTCTATTGGCTGGTATGTGTACAATGGTGCCTATAAACTCAACCCGAAATGGAGCCTGCGGACCGAGTACCAATGGCGCCGGATCGACCTGATTCGGACCTGGCAGCAGTCGCTCGCCCGGTTGGGGGCATCGTACAAGGCCTCTGACCGGATTACGTTTGGCGGGGGATACACCTACTTTGTCACGTTTCCGTTTGGGCAGTATCCGCAGGCCGACCGGGGCGTGCCGTACCCCGAACACCGGCTTCACGCCGATGTGTCGCTCGATGAAACCTACGGACGGCTGAACCTGACGCACCGGTTTCGGCTGGAGCAACGCTGGCTGGCTGGCCAAACTGATCCCAACCCGCGCCGGATTACGGGCTGGGAGTTTCAGAACCGGATACGCTACCAGATAGCTGCCGACCTGCCGCTGCACGGCACCACAGTCGATAATCGGGAGTTTTATCTCAACTTTTTCGATGAGGTGTTTATTGGTTTTGGCCGAAACGTGGGACAAAACATATTCAACCAGAACCGGCTGTCGGCCGGGTTGGGCTATCAGGTCTCTGATGCCCTGCAAATCGAACTAAATTTCCTCAATCAGGTACTCCAACATGCCGACCTCGACCCCGTTTCGGGTCGACCCGTGTTCGAAATCAACAACGGCTTTCGGCTCAATCTCAACCATACACTTGATTTTGGTCAGTAG
- a CDS encoding sensor histidine kinase: MPRLLTRLVQLYTQLRQDNLRRYIYLFMLPWFVPIVTYLIFGEIILSGWEAFVSSNALILVLSVLANTADTYLLKRVIRAYPEADQSVQRVVWMTLAFSLVNISLAELTLRGLDATRFLAFRYDPETNIWVYSFVFVSSIVASGLIESAYAFMQWQTNQLDRQNLEQEHLKLALSTLKSRINPHFLFNSLNSVSALITDEPQQAEEFVDELSKVYRYMLQANKTPLVAVEAELRFIRSYVQLLHVRYGKALRVDLPPQTGPAERGLPPLTLQLLIDDIIQHNTLMASRPLQIQIEFVDADRIGLRHNCQPRSVRVDTQLPGFADVLKQYESVGGAAPQRELGPAECRIYLPLLPISAGFYPNPVTKTGS; encoded by the coding sequence ATGCCCCGTTTGCTCACCCGTCTGGTTCAACTGTACACCCAACTCCGGCAGGACAATCTACGGCGCTACATCTATCTGTTTATGCTGCCGTGGTTCGTTCCTATTGTGACCTACCTCATTTTCGGGGAGATTATTTTGTCGGGCTGGGAAGCGTTTGTGAGCAGCAACGCCCTGATTCTGGTTTTGTCGGTGCTGGCCAACACGGCCGATACATACCTGCTCAAACGGGTCATTCGGGCCTACCCAGAGGCCGATCAGAGTGTACAACGGGTGGTCTGGATGACGCTGGCCTTCAGCCTCGTCAATATCAGCCTGGCCGAACTGACCCTGCGTGGACTCGACGCAACGCGGTTTCTGGCCTTTCGCTACGATCCCGAAACCAACATCTGGGTGTACAGCTTTGTGTTTGTGTCGAGCATTGTGGCCTCGGGGCTCATTGAAAGTGCGTACGCATTTATGCAGTGGCAAACTAATCAGCTCGACCGGCAGAATCTGGAACAGGAACACCTAAAACTAGCCCTGAGCACGCTCAAATCGCGCATTAACCCCCACTTTCTGTTTAACAGCCTCAACTCGGTGTCGGCCCTGATTACCGATGAACCCCAGCAGGCCGAAGAGTTTGTCGACGAACTTTCCAAAGTTTACCGGTATATGTTGCAGGCCAACAAAACGCCCCTGGTGGCTGTTGAGGCAGAACTCCGGTTTATCCGGTCGTATGTGCAGCTGCTCCATGTGCGCTACGGCAAAGCCCTTCGGGTCGATTTGCCCCCGCAAACCGGCCCGGCCGAGCGTGGCCTCCCCCCGCTAACCCTGCAACTCCTGATCGACGATATTATTCAGCACAACACGCTCATGGCGTCGCGGCCGTTGCAGATTCAAATCGAGTTTGTGGATGCCGACAGAATCGGTCTCCGGCACAACTGCCAGCCCCGTAGTGTCCGGGTGGATACGCAGCTGCCGGGCTTTGCCGATGTGCTGAAGCAGTATGAATCGGTGGGTGGGGCCGCCCCCCAGCGCGAACTCGGCCCGGCAGAGTGCCGAATTTACCTACCGCTCCTGCCCATTTCTGCGGGCTTTTATCCCAACCCAGTCACCAAAACAGGCAGTTGA
- a CDS encoding sensor histidine kinase, which produces MSSFVTSLTRTWRYRPTKQLKWQLLLVFPWFIPLITYLLLGPRYLHHLPTFLGATLLNALIGLGCQMILDLITQRIARRYAELGQTGQRLGLLLLAFMTITPAVILLALWAYDHWHLFGYSTQPGTTARILLFNVMINVISVGTFESMYSLNKWRENMLQKEQLKKVTLQSQYESLKNQVNPHFLFNTLNSLSSLIADEPERAEQFVDEMAKVYRYLLQTNRRTDDETDGDLTTLAAEMAFIQSYFHLLKTRYGAGIRLDVTLPEADLACLLPPLTLQMLVENAVKHNVIHPNKPLVIEIRSEGEGRLLVRNNRQPKTTRVLSNQVGLSNITAKYRLLAQRQGAPGTTAPGVVVDETDGFFSVHLPLLTPTLS; this is translated from the coding sequence ATGTCGTCGTTTGTAACCTCGTTGACCCGTACCTGGCGGTACCGACCCACCAAGCAGCTCAAGTGGCAGTTGCTGCTGGTGTTCCCGTGGTTCATTCCGCTGATTACGTACCTGCTCCTGGGGCCGCGCTACCTGCATCACCTGCCTACCTTTCTGGGGGCTACACTGCTCAACGCCCTGATTGGGCTCGGGTGCCAGATGATTTTGGACCTGATTACCCAACGCATTGCCCGGCGCTACGCCGAACTCGGCCAAACCGGCCAACGGCTGGGCCTACTCCTGCTGGCATTTATGACCATTACACCGGCCGTGATTCTGCTGGCCTTGTGGGCCTACGACCACTGGCATCTGTTTGGGTACTCAACCCAGCCGGGGACCACCGCCCGAATTTTGCTTTTCAACGTAATGATCAACGTAATTTCGGTCGGGACGTTTGAGAGCATGTATTCGCTCAACAAATGGCGGGAAAACATGCTCCAGAAAGAGCAGCTCAAAAAAGTGACCTTGCAGAGCCAGTACGAAAGCCTCAAGAATCAGGTGAACCCCCACTTTTTGTTCAATACCCTGAACTCGCTCTCGTCGCTCATTGCCGACGAACCCGAACGCGCCGAGCAATTTGTGGATGAGATGGCCAAGGTGTACCGCTACCTGCTCCAAACCAACCGGCGCACCGACGACGAAACCGACGGCGACCTGACTACACTGGCGGCCGAAATGGCGTTTATCCAGTCGTATTTTCACCTGCTCAAAACCCGCTACGGGGCTGGTATTCGGCTCGACGTAACGCTCCCTGAGGCCGACCTGGCCTGCCTGCTTCCTCCACTGACGTTGCAGATGCTGGTTGAAAACGCCGTGAAACACAACGTCATTCACCCCAATAAACCGCTGGTAATCGAGATTCGGTCGGAGGGCGAAGGCCGCTTGCTGGTGCGTAACAACCGGCAACCCAAAACCACCCGTGTCCTGAGCAATCAGGTCGGGCTGAGCAACATAACCGCTAAATACCGCCTGCTGGCTCAACGTCAGGGCGCTCCCGGTACTACGGCACCGGGCGTTGTTGTCGACGAAACCGACGGATTCTTTTCTGTCCATCTACCGCTTTTAACCCCAACATTATCATGA
- a CDS encoding LytR/AlgR family response regulator transcription factor: MNVLIVEDEDLAVRKLRKLVQEVDPTLAIQGVTSSIEDSVNWLQNHPAPDLIFMDIELADGQSFEIFEQVDIRSRVIFTTSYDEYALQAFKVNSIDYLLKPIQREDLQRSLKKLRDLMPLNGRPDAPTDTPAFNIEKLLRELQGQGNPAGREYRKRFLVKQGQKLLSVEVGDILYFYTDERFSFFKTRSNQKFLVDYTLDELADSLDPGQFFRVNRGLIVTHNAVEQIQPYFGNRLALTLRPAFDKEAIVSREKVSDFKVWMGK; this comes from the coding sequence ATGAACGTACTGATTGTTGAAGACGAAGATTTAGCCGTTCGCAAACTCCGCAAGCTGGTGCAGGAGGTCGACCCTACGCTGGCCATTCAGGGCGTTACGTCGAGCATCGAAGACTCAGTCAACTGGTTGCAGAACCACCCCGCCCCCGACCTGATTTTCATGGATATTGAACTGGCCGACGGGCAGAGTTTCGAGATTTTTGAGCAGGTCGATATTCGCAGCCGGGTCATTTTCACGACTTCGTACGATGAATACGCCCTGCAAGCCTTCAAGGTCAACAGCATTGATTACCTGCTCAAGCCGATTCAGCGCGAAGATCTCCAGCGAAGCCTGAAAAAACTCCGCGACCTAATGCCCCTCAATGGCCGCCCCGATGCCCCCACCGACACGCCTGCGTTCAACATCGAAAAACTCCTGCGCGAGCTACAGGGTCAGGGCAATCCGGCGGGCCGGGAGTACCGCAAGCGATTTCTGGTAAAGCAGGGGCAGAAACTCCTGTCGGTGGAGGTCGGTGATATTCTGTACTTCTACACCGACGAGCGGTTCAGCTTTTTCAAAACCCGCTCGAACCAGAAGTTTCTGGTCGATTACACGCTCGACGAGCTGGCCGATTCGCTCGATCCGGGTCAGTTTTTCCGGGTCAACCGGGGATTAATCGTAACGCACAATGCCGTGGAGCAAATTCAGCCCTACTTCGGCAACCGGCTGGCCCTCACGCTCAGACCCGCGTTTGACAAGGAGGCCATTGTGAGCCGCGAAAAAGTAAGCGATTTTAAAGTCTGGATGGGAAAATAA
- a CDS encoding dihydrofolate reductase family protein, which produces MTSTPNISVFIATSLDGFIARTDGAIDWLTHPDYQIDGEDFGYQSFMDSVDMIVMGRNTYETVLGFGGEWPYRGKRMVILSSKQPAIPPALAHEVEVTHLPPAELVAQLSERGVRQVYLDGGLTIQGFLAAGLVHELTITRIPVLLGEGIPLFGATGHDIALHHTETRTFPNGFVQSRYTVRTA; this is translated from the coding sequence ATGACCTCAACGCCCAACATTTCGGTATTTATCGCTACCAGCCTCGACGGATTCATTGCCCGGACCGATGGAGCTATCGACTGGCTGACTCATCCTGATTATCAGATCGATGGTGAAGACTTCGGCTATCAGTCGTTTATGGATTCGGTGGATATGATCGTCATGGGCCGGAATACCTACGAAACGGTGCTCGGTTTTGGGGGCGAGTGGCCGTACCGGGGCAAACGCATGGTGATTCTGAGCAGCAAACAACCCGCCATCCCGCCCGCACTGGCGCACGAGGTGGAGGTAACGCACCTGCCCCCGGCCGAGCTGGTGGCGCAATTAAGCGAGCGCGGTGTTCGGCAGGTGTACCTCGACGGTGGCCTCACCATTCAGGGGTTTCTGGCGGCCGGGCTGGTGCATGAGCTGACCATTACCCGCATCCCGGTGCTGCTGGGCGAGGGTATTCCGCTCTTCGGGGCCACCGGGCACGACATAGCCCTGCACCATACCGAAACCCGCACCTTCCCGAACGGCTTTGTACAGAGCCGGTACACGGTCCGAACCGCCTAG
- a CDS encoding sugar phosphate isomerase/epimerase family protein, with translation MNERRPDRRAFVKSVALGMPLLGGSPAADTQRASRIDPARRGPLKISCNLYSFNEPLTRKSMTLDDVLAFCSDVGFDAVDPTGYYFPGYPAAPPDSYIYALKRKAFRLGLDISGTGVRNDFSLADPIHRKEEIDLVKTWIDVAAKLDAPILRIFSGLRVQPELMREEVTEYMLEAIDECVAYGAKRGVMLGLQNHADFIETADHMLELLNRINSDWFAANLDIGSFRTGDPYAQIAQVAPQAATWQIKEKLFVNGKETETDLGKIMQIVRQSGYRGYLPIETLGKGDPRQKVPVFYEKVRTALLAS, from the coding sequence ATGAACGAGCGTCGACCCGACCGGCGGGCTTTTGTCAAATCCGTTGCCCTGGGAATGCCACTTTTGGGCGGCTCGCCCGCTGCAGATACCCAGCGGGCGAGCCGTATTGACCCTGCCCGGCGCGGGCCGTTGAAGATCAGTTGTAATCTGTATTCGTTCAACGAGCCGCTGACCCGAAAATCGATGACGCTCGACGATGTGCTGGCTTTTTGCTCCGACGTGGGGTTTGATGCCGTCGACCCGACGGGCTATTATTTTCCGGGGTATCCGGCTGCCCCGCCCGATAGCTATATCTACGCGCTCAAACGAAAGGCGTTTCGGCTGGGCCTGGACATCAGCGGCACGGGTGTTCGCAATGATTTCTCGCTGGCTGACCCCATTCATCGAAAAGAGGAGATTGACCTGGTGAAAACCTGGATCGACGTAGCCGCTAAACTGGATGCACCTATTCTGCGTATCTTTTCGGGGCTACGGGTTCAGCCGGAACTGATGCGCGAGGAGGTGACCGAGTACATGCTGGAAGCTATTGACGAGTGCGTAGCGTACGGGGCCAAACGGGGGGTGATGCTTGGCCTGCAAAATCATGCCGACTTCATCGAAACAGCCGATCACATGCTGGAGCTTCTGAATCGCATCAACTCCGACTGGTTTGCGGCTAACCTGGACATTGGCAGCTTCCGTACGGGTGACCCATACGCTCAGATTGCGCAGGTGGCTCCCCAGGCGGCTACCTGGCAAATCAAGGAGAAGTTGTTTGTGAATGGGAAAGAGACTGAAACCGACCTGGGCAAGATTATGCAAATTGTGCGGCAGTCGGGGTATCGGGGGTATCTGCCCATTGAAACGCTCGGCAAAGGCGACCCGCGCCAGAAAGTACCCGTATTTTACGAAAAGGTCCGTACGGCCCTGCTGGCTTCGTAG
- a CDS encoding Gfo/Idh/MocA family protein, with protein MTSQPSPIRVLVVGCGNMGASHAQAYQLLDGFEICGIVSTGKSKHVLNEKLGGGYPLFDDYATALAETRPDAVCISTYPDTHEQFAIMALEAGCHVFIEKPLADTVEGAERVVEAALKADRKVVVGYILRVHPSWERFVQEAQQLGKPLVMRMNLNQQSHGYMWTVHRNLMKSLSPIVDCGVHYIDVMCQMTRSKPVWVSAIGARLTNDIPADNYNYGQLQIRFDDGSVGWYEAGWGPMMSETAFFVKDVIGPNGCVSIVAKNAGAVGNSDNVDAHTKTESLRVHRAEIDANDEFTQPDEWIDLTDEPDHQELCNREQRYFLKSIRENLDLTDHLADAVNSLRIAFACDESVRTGEVVRL; from the coding sequence ATGACCTCTCAACCCTCTCCAATCCGTGTCCTCGTGGTGGGCTGCGGCAATATGGGCGCGTCGCACGCGCAGGCTTACCAGCTTCTCGACGGCTTCGAAATTTGCGGTATCGTTTCGACCGGTAAGAGCAAGCATGTTCTGAACGAAAAACTCGGCGGTGGCTACCCGCTCTTCGACGATTACGCCACGGCCCTCGCCGAAACCCGCCCCGATGCGGTTTGTATCTCCACCTACCCCGATACCCACGAGCAGTTTGCCATTATGGCGCTCGAAGCCGGTTGTCACGTCTTTATCGAAAAACCCCTGGCCGACACCGTCGAAGGAGCTGAGCGCGTGGTCGAAGCGGCCTTGAAAGCCGACCGGAAGGTGGTTGTCGGGTATATTCTGCGGGTGCATCCCTCGTGGGAGCGGTTCGTGCAGGAAGCCCAGCAGTTGGGCAAGCCGCTCGTGATGCGCATGAACCTGAATCAGCAGAGCCACGGCTACATGTGGACCGTGCACCGCAACCTGATGAAATCGCTCAGCCCAATTGTGGATTGTGGCGTTCACTACATTGATGTGATGTGCCAGATGACCCGCTCGAAACCCGTTTGGGTGAGTGCCATCGGCGCCCGGCTGACTAACGATATTCCGGCCGACAACTACAATTACGGCCAACTGCAAATCCGGTTTGACGATGGATCGGTGGGCTGGTACGAAGCCGGTTGGGGCCCCATGATGAGCGAAACGGCTTTTTTTGTGAAAGATGTGATCGGGCCGAACGGCTGCGTGTCTATCGTGGCTAAAAACGCGGGCGCTGTTGGTAACTCCGACAATGTGGACGCCCACACCAAAACCGAATCACTGCGGGTACACCGCGCGGAGATCGACGCCAACGACGAGTTTACCCAACCCGACGAGTGGATCGACCTGACCGACGAACCCGACCATCAGGAGCTTTGCAACCGCGAGCAGCGGTATTTCCTCAAGTCGATTCGGGAGAACCTCGACCTGACCGATCACCTGGCCGATGCCGTTAACTCACTGCGCATTGCCTTCGCCTGCGACGAGAGCGTACGCACGGGCGAGGTAGTGCGGTTGTAA
- a CDS encoding GreA/GreB family elongation factor — protein sequence MSRAFLKNETADDPVVIPARAPLPPGVTNYVTPRGLSLLRTELADLEAERLRLQTDEPDETERTRQLALTNGKIAALNSRIASATVVHPHDHVDDPVVRFGATVTLTSRTGSATTRQLTIVGVDEADATQGRIAFTAPLARSMQGKRVGDTITLRSPRGNEEFEIQSLSFTA from the coding sequence ATGAGCCGCGCCTTCCTCAAAAACGAAACCGCCGACGACCCCGTTGTGATTCCGGCCCGGGCTCCGTTGCCACCCGGCGTTACCAATTACGTGACACCCCGGGGGCTATCACTACTCCGCACCGAGTTGGCCGATCTGGAAGCCGAGCGGTTGCGGCTGCAAACGGACGAGCCCGACGAAACCGAGCGAACCCGCCAATTGGCGCTCACCAACGGCAAAATAGCGGCACTCAACAGCCGCATAGCGAGTGCCACCGTGGTTCATCCGCACGACCACGTCGACGATCCGGTAGTTCGGTTTGGCGCAACCGTAACGCTGACAAGCCGGACGGGATCGGCTACGACGCGCCAGTTGACCATTGTGGGGGTCGATGAGGCCGACGCTACGCAGGGGCGCATTGCCTTCACGGCTCCTTTGGCTCGCAGTATGCAAGGCAAACGCGTTGGCGACACCATTACCCTCCGCAGCCCACGCGGAAATGAGGAGTTCGAGATTCAGAGTCTATCATTTACAGCGTGA
- a CDS encoding type II toxin-antitoxin system RelE/ParE family toxin, whose translation MSYEILTLSVFDKQIKRLAKKYPSIKSDLIRLGEELKENPTLGQALGSNLYKVRLKITSKKTGKAGGARVITYVKVVNETVILSYIYDKSERSTVSGDELDDLLALLES comes from the coding sequence ATGAGTTATGAGATTCTTACCTTGTCCGTTTTTGATAAACAGATCAAGCGGCTGGCCAAAAAGTATCCATCTATCAAATCGGACCTTATTCGCTTGGGGGAGGAACTCAAGGAAAACCCTACGCTTGGTCAAGCTTTAGGGAGTAATCTCTATAAAGTCCGGCTCAAAATCACGTCAAAGAAAACGGGTAAAGCAGGAGGAGCTCGTGTAATTACATACGTGAAGGTGGTAAACGAGACCGTGATCCTGTCATACATTTATGATAAATCGGAGCGAAGCACGGTTTCTGGTGACGAATTGGATGATTTGCTGGCATTGTTGGAAAGTTAA
- a CDS encoding glycosyltransferase family 117 protein → MQSFRRLNTIAGWATFAVALLTYSLTVERTASFWDCGEFIACAYKLQVPHPPGAPFFLLIGRIFSLLAGGDVTQVAFWVNMVSVLASAFTILFLCWTISMLAQKLIGKPESEYNTADSLLVVGSAVVGALVYTFSDTFWFSAVEAEVYGMSSFFTAIVVWAAFRWERIQDEAAANRWLIFIAYLIGLSIGVHLLNLVTLPALALIYYFKKTARPTFKGGAIAFIIGFAVLGIINAGIIPGLPSAAFVLEKFFVNTLGMPFSTGMTVFAVLFFAALIYALFWSNKNKRVYLNTALLGLAFVLVGYISYIQVLVRSDFNPPINENDPSDALNFISYLKREQYGSRSLTYGPVFTSRPVDQKPGDPLYKKEGNKYVEYGNSPKYVYEPGDEMLFPRVYSSQQNHPQLYRQMLGLAEGQKPTFGDNLEFFFNYQLGHMYWRYLMWNFSGRESDQEGAGYLLPWSTDEGAPELLKTNKARDNFYMLPFLLGLFGIVFQYYRNRRDFLIVGLLFLFTGIALQVFLNSPPSEPRERDYIYVASYYFFAIWIGLGVMALAEGLRQYLKSDMTRNGAIVGLSLLVPVMMGAKSWDNHDRSNRYHSVDFAKNLLNSCAPNAILFTGGDNDTFPLWYAQEVEGFRRDVRVCNLSLLGTEWYIQQMKRKTYESEALPISLEFDQFNKGENDVIPFYEMSAVKDGIDLKQYINLVKQGSQAVRVPLTTGEMTSILPSSVLFLPIDKAAVDKANFVPSLLRPLVGDTLQWTIGKRDLYKPDLIMLDIIATNNWQRPIYFSSTLASDNYLNLKDHMQVEGYAYRLMPVRVDGASDGFVNTDIAANNLMKRSFWREMNNPNTYYDETYKGSPVLTARIAFFRLADQLIREGKKAEAKKVLDYSLSVIPDSTIPFDQISSNFVQLYFNVGDTKKALEIADTMVTRIDQNLTYNKTSGRQFGDVRSDLYSLNSIVEACKEAKQDALAQKYEALLEKHYSAYGG, encoded by the coding sequence ATGCAGTCATTCCGACGCTTGAACACCATTGCGGGCTGGGCCACCTTCGCGGTTGCGTTGCTAACCTACAGCCTCACGGTCGAACGCACCGCCAGCTTCTGGGATTGTGGTGAATTTATTGCCTGTGCCTACAAACTTCAGGTTCCGCACCCACCGGGCGCGCCGTTCTTCCTGCTCATCGGCCGTATTTTTTCCTTACTGGCCGGGGGCGATGTCACGCAGGTGGCCTTCTGGGTCAACATGGTTTCGGTACTGGCTTCGGCCTTCACCATTCTGTTTCTGTGCTGGACCATCTCGATGCTCGCCCAGAAACTGATTGGCAAGCCCGAATCGGAATACAACACCGCCGACTCATTGCTCGTGGTGGGTTCGGCCGTAGTGGGTGCGCTGGTGTACACGTTCTCCGACACGTTCTGGTTCTCCGCCGTTGAGGCCGAGGTGTACGGGATGTCGTCGTTTTTCACGGCTATTGTGGTGTGGGCTGCCTTCCGCTGGGAGCGTATTCAGGACGAAGCCGCGGCTAACCGCTGGCTTATCTTCATTGCCTACCTGATTGGCCTGTCTATCGGGGTTCACTTGCTCAACCTCGTAACCCTGCCCGCCCTAGCCCTCATTTATTACTTTAAGAAAACCGCCCGACCCACGTTCAAAGGAGGTGCCATTGCCTTCATCATCGGGTTTGCGGTGCTGGGCATCATCAACGCGGGCATTATTCCGGGTCTGCCGAGCGCGGCATTCGTCCTCGAAAAATTCTTTGTCAATACGCTGGGCATGCCGTTCAGCACGGGTATGACGGTGTTTGCGGTGCTGTTCTTTGCGGCCCTGATTTACGCCCTCTTCTGGTCGAACAAGAACAAACGGGTGTACCTCAACACGGCCCTGCTGGGTCTGGCGTTTGTGCTGGTGGGCTACATCTCGTACATTCAGGTACTGGTGCGGTCGGATTTTAACCCGCCCATCAACGAAAACGACCCGAGCGACGCCCTCAACTTTATCTCGTACCTCAAGCGCGAACAATACGGTAGCCGTTCGCTCACCTACGGGCCGGTGTTTACCTCGCGACCGGTGGACCAGAAACCCGGCGACCCGCTCTACAAAAAAGAAGGCAACAAGTACGTAGAATACGGCAACTCACCCAAGTACGTGTATGAGCCCGGCGACGAGATGCTGTTTCCACGGGTGTACAGCTCACAGCAAAACCACCCACAGCTGTATCGGCAAATGCTCGGCCTGGCCGAAGGGCAGAAACCGACTTTTGGCGATAACCTGGAGTTTTTCTTCAACTACCAGCTGGGGCACATGTACTGGCGGTACCTGATGTGGAACTTCTCGGGTCGCGAGTCGGATCAGGAAGGGGCCGGTTATCTGCTGCCCTGGTCGACGGACGAAGGAGCCCCCGAACTACTCAAGACCAACAAAGCCCGCGACAATTTCTACATGCTGCCGTTTTTGTTGGGTCTGTTTGGCATTGTATTCCAATACTACCGCAACCGGCGCGATTTTCTGATTGTTGGGCTGCTGTTCCTGTTCACGGGTATTGCGTTGCAGGTGTTCCTCAACTCACCGCCCTCTGAGCCCCGCGAGCGCGACTACATCTACGTGGCTTCGTACTATTTCTTCGCCATCTGGATTGGTTTGGGCGTGATGGCTCTGGCCGAGGGGCTGCGGCAATACCTCAAGTCGGACATGACCCGCAACGGGGCGATTGTGGGCCTGAGCCTGCTCGTGCCGGTGATGATGGGTGCCAAAAGCTGGGACAACCACGACCGCTCGAACCGGTACCACTCGGTTGATTTTGCAAAAAACCTGCTCAACTCATGCGCACCCAACGCCATTCTGTTCACCGGGGGCGACAACGACACCTTCCCGCTCTGGTACGCACAGGAAGTTGAAGGTTTCCGGCGCGATGTGCGGGTGTGTAACCTGAGCCTGCTGGGTACCGAGTGGTACATTCAGCAGATGAAACGCAAAACCTACGAGTCGGAGGCCCTCCCGATTTCGCTTGAGTTCGATCAGTTCAACAAAGGCGAAAACGACGTGATTCCGTTCTACGAGATGAGCGCCGTAAAAGACGGTATCGACCTGAAACAGTACATCAACCTCGTGAAGCAGGGTAGCCAGGCTGTTCGGGTGCCGCTCACCACCGGCGAAATGACGAGTATTCTGCCCTCGTCGGTGCTGTTCCTGCCCATCGACAAGGCGGCTGTCGACAAAGCCAACTTTGTTCCTTCGCTGCTGCGCCCGCTCGTAGGCGATACGCTCCAATGGACCATTGGCAAGCGCGACCTGTACAAGCCTGACCTGATTATGCTCGACATCATTGCGACGAACAACTGGCAGCGGCCTATCTATTTCTCATCTACACTGGCCTCTGACAACTACCTCAACCTGAAAGATCACATGCAGGTAGAGGGCTACGCGTACCGCCTGATGCCGGTGCGGGTCGATGGGGCTTCGGATGGCTTTGTGAACACCGATATTGCGGCCAATAACCTGATGAAGCGGTCGTTTTGGCGCGAGATGAACAACCCGAACACTTACTACGACGAAACCTACAAGGGGTCGCCGGTACTGACAGCCCGGATCGCGTTTTTCCGGTTGGCCGATCAGTTGATTCGGGAAGGTAAGAAAGCCGAAGCCAAAAAGGTACTCGACTACTCGCTCAGCGTCATCCCCGACAGCACCATTCCCTTCGACCAGATTTCGTCGAACTTCGTGCAGCTGTACTTCAACGTAGGCGACACCAAGAAGGCCCTCGAAATTGCCGATACGATGGTGACCCGCATTGATCAGAACCTTACCTACAACAAAACGTCGGGACGGCAGTTTGGTGATGTTCGGTCGGATCTGTACAGCCTTAACTCGATTGTAGAAGCCTGCAAAGAAGCCAAGCAGGACGCCCTCGCCCAGAAGTACGAAGCGCTGCTCGAGAAGCACTACTCGGCTTACGGCGGCTAA